One Eurosta solidaginis isolate ZX-2024a chromosome 5, ASM4086904v1, whole genome shotgun sequence DNA segment encodes these proteins:
- the LOC137252992 gene encoding uncharacterized protein, translated as MFFCFKCHKNFSEADALICHFKVYHKLSTKLLRLRCKQDNCNQLFTKFSSFRNHLQNIHTKFESTSAQNVAPTEDMLLPILSNSSSTETETQDGANLSVQNIVNETKNLKKKALYLSLSLYAQNNLPRKQVIDIQSMVSSLLSSISFIIHNVLNSEAISDINDDLQLLLEFCKNPFQDISSEYRLFKILKELNLYEHPKTITIKESVTETTKYGIPTLAPKSFDIYIMPLNFQFKAIFEIPCLLQSTLQNTEKYLKESSIQNFVSGRIFKARKDKIQSELVIPYILYFDDFQINNALGSHTYSICGCYYSFPSMPKHLLSKLQYIFHGAFISTKTVKSSGVENSFLYLVHELKLLEEGIEIVTENGSKKVHFVLGLVIGDNLAVNSIMGFVQSFNSKRFCRVCTRTKDQMRSDVSEEQEALRNEENYYKDLSENNYQETGIREVCVFDNLKYFSVTENFTFDLMHDVFEGVCIYDVCNVLLNLIKDEVITLDIINSRKQFFQFGEIEIGNKSPPLEAGRLSNYNLKMSASEVACFIHFLPLMIGDLIPRDNEHWKFFLILTQIIEYILKPQIATEELVVLEELIKAQTSFSCALPHSY; from the coding sequence ATGTTTTTTTGCTTTAAGTGTCACAAAAATTTTTCAGAAGCTGACGCCTTAATATGTCATtttaaagtatatcataagcttTCTACGAAACTTTTACGACTGCGTTGTAAGCAAGATAACTGCAATcaattattcacaaaattttcttcttttcgcaatcatttgcaaaatattcatacaaaatttgaaagcACATCCGCACAAAACGTAGCTCCAACGGAAGATATGTTGTTACCGATTTTAAGTAATAGTTCAAGTACAGAAACGGAAACACAAGATGGTGCTAATTTATCAGTGCAAAATATTGTTAATGAAACTAAAAATCTAAAGAAGAAGGCGCTGTATTTATCTTTAAGTTTGTATGCTCAAAACAATTTGCCACGTAAACAAGTAATCGATATTCAGTCTATGGTATCTTCTCTACTTTCGTCTATATCCTTTATTATACATAATGTATTAAACTCAGAGGCTATTAGTGATATTAATGATGACTTGCAACTACTACTAGAATTTTGTAAAAACCCTTTTCAGGATATAAGCTCTGAGTATAGACTCTTTAAGATATTAAAGGAACTTAACTTATATGAACATCCAAAGACTATCACCATCAAAGAATCTGTTACTGAAACAACAAAATACGGTATCCCAACCTTAGCTCCTAAATCATTCGACATATACATTATGCCATTAAATTTTCAGTTCAAAGCTATTTTTGAGATTCCATGCCTTTTGCAGAGCACATTACAGAATACAGAAAAATACTTAAAAGAAAGTAGTATACAAAACTTTGTCAGCGGCAGAATATTTAAAGCACGAAAAGATAAAATTCAATCTGAATTAGTTATACCATACATTCTTTATTTTGATGATTTCCAAATCAACAATGCTCTCGGCAGTCATACGTACTCGATATGTGGATGTTATTATAGTTTTCCATCAATGCCAAAACACCTGTTGTCCAAACTACAGTACATTTTCCATGGAGCTTTCATTTCAACAAAAACAGTTAAATCCAGCGGTGTTGAGAACTCATTTCTATACCTTGTACATGAGTTAAAGCTCCTTGAAGAAGGTATTGAAATTGTGACGGAAAATGGAAGTAAAAAAGTTCATTTTGTGCTAGGTTTAGTAATAGGAGACAATTTAGCCGTTAATAGCATAATGGGGTTTGTTCAATCATTCAATTCTAAGAGATTCTGTCGTGTTTGCACTAGAACAAAAGACCAAATGAGAAGCGATGTATCAGAGGAGCAAGAAGCTTTGAGAAATGAAGAGAACTATTACAAAGACTTATCAGAAAATAATTATCAGGAAACAGGAATAAGGGAAGTTTGCGTTTTTGAtaacttaaaatattttagtGTGACTGAAAATTTTACATTTGATTTAATGCATGATGTTTTCGAAGGAGTTTGCATATATGATGTTTGTAATGTTTTGCTAAATTTGATTAAAGACGAAGTCATAACACTCGATATTATTAAcagtagaaaacaattttttcagtttGGCGAAATAGAAATAGGCAATAAATCTCCCCCTTTAGAAGCCGGAAGATTAagtaattataatttaaaaatgtcCGCATCTGAAGTGGCatgttttattcattttttaccCCTAATGATAGGCGACTTAATACCACGCGATAACGAGCActggaagttttttttaattttaacgcaAATAATAGAATACATATTAAAACCTCAAATAGCTACTGAAGAGCTGGTTGTCTTGGAAGAGCTAATTAAAGCCCAAACATCATTTTCTTGTGCACTACCCCACAGCTATTAA